The sequence TGGGCCAGTACAAAGTTTTGCTTTTTTCCTTCGACTTGCTTTTGAAAATCTTTAAAAACCTTGTCCATAACTTCGGCGAAATCAATTTTATTGGGGCTACTGAAAAGTTCTTCATGAGCTTTTTTGATCTTTAGACGTAAACCATCTCGAGCTTCCCATCGAGAACGAAACGAGAGCTTAGTATCTTCTTCGGGTCTTGCAACAAACTGATAGATACCCACTTCATTGAGTTGCTCTTGAAGCGCACCGGCCTCGAAATCGCTGTCTTTACTGTAGGCCACGGGAACCATAATCTTCTGCATCGATTTTGCGAGAATATTGATGATTTCAAAACAGCCACTAAACGTTTCCAATTTCTGGTAACACGCCGAAGGTTTGCCTCGTGTGAACATGGGTCCAAAATTTTGCTGGAGAAGAGGCATAAGTATCGTCCCTTCCCAGTACTCTTCCATGGTTTTTTCTGTTTGAGAAAAACCGCTGAGCGATACGAGTAAAACAGAAACGGCGACGACGATTTTGGAAGATAATGATTGCACCAAAAACCCCTTTTTAGAATTAGTCCCAAATGACCGGGGTCAGGTTTAGTGCTTTTGAGAGATTTTTCCCATTTTTTTGTGAGAGGAGTGAAGTTATTACAGGAGTTTAGATCTGCTCCCAGGTCCACTTATTGTCTTTGAATTGCAGGATCACCGGCTGATCATCCCAGCTTCCTAAATTAAAACTGATTTTGTTTTTGAAGGCGAACTCATCACGTAAGTGCACGTGACCAGTAATGATTACGTCAAACGGCTTTTCGCGGGAGACGCGCTGGGCGTGCTCGTGAATGATTGTGCGGATGCGGTGTTCGTCGCGTAAACGATCTGTGTAGTTGCGGCTTTTGGCGCTCGCCCACTCCCCGATCTTGTAAACGATTTTCCCGGGCAGATTCATGATGAGGAGCCGAACGAGCGGGGTTCTTAGCAGCCATCGCAGGAATAAATAACCCCTGTCTTTGGGATCCATCTCATCCCCGTGCTCAACACGTACGGTGATATCATCAAATTTAAATATGGCCGGCCCATGATAAACCGTCGCACCGATTTCTTTTTCCCAAAATTTTTGAAGGTGCAGATCATGATTTCCCTCGAAATAATGAACTCGTCCTCCTCGAATAATGAATCGTTTGAGTGAATCGGCGAGAGGCCGGAATTTTTCGATGAAGTACTCGT comes from Bdellovibrionales bacterium and encodes:
- a CDS encoding UDP-2,3-diacylglucosamine diphosphatase; the protein is MKEEKAQKLLRFFVLLENQPPTTELFLVGDIFDLWLGNHEYFIEKFRPLADSLKRFIIRGGRVHYFEGNHDLHLQKFWEKEIGATVYHGPAIFKFDDITVRVEHGDEMDPKDRGYLFLRWLLRTPLVRLLIMNLPGKIVYKIGEWASAKSRNYTDRLRDEHRIRTIIHEHAQRVSREKPFDVIITGHVHLRDEFAFKNKISFNLGSWDDQPVILQFKDNKWTWEQI